In Coregonus clupeaformis isolate EN_2021a unplaced genomic scaffold, ASM2061545v1 scaf0201, whole genome shotgun sequence, the following proteins share a genomic window:
- the LOC121558812 gene encoding E3 ubiquitin-protein ligase TRIM39-like: protein MASSSSLQSEEQYLCSICLDVFTEPVTTSCGHNFCMACITKYWNSKDLCQCPLCQETFSRRPKLRVNTTFREVVENFKKMRERGRNGSRPKPKIVPCDVCTGRKRKALKSCLVCQTSFCETHLEPHQIASPLKRHKLIDPVVNLEDRMCKKHDRLLEMFCRTDQTCVCQFCIEADHKTHDTVPIEEECGERKAQLGKTEAEVQQIIQERLKKVKRIKLSVDLRKKEAEREKAESVQVFTALVCSIKKSQGELVKVIEEKQKAVERQAEGLIKELEQEITELKRRRTELKQLSHSEDHLQLLQSFLSLVCNPPPTKDWSDVSVHSDLFVGTVRRAVSQLEETLNKEMEKLPEVKLKRIQQYAVDVTLDPDTAHPWLILSEDGKQVRTGDTDQNLPDNPKRFDRFAIVLGKNGFSSGRFYYEVIVKGKTSWVLGVARESTDRKENITLTPENGLWTVMLRDENVYQACTSHYILLSLREKPQKVGLFIDYEEGQVSFYDVEARSHIYSFTGCNFTETLYPYLGPSGNDDGQNSAPLIISPVNHTH, encoded by the coding sequence ATGGCTTCCTCCAGCAGTCTCCAGTCTGAAGAGCAGTACCTGTGCTCTATCTGTCTGGATGTGTTCACTGAGCCAGTCACCACTTCATGTGGACACAACTTCTGCATGGCCTGTATCACAAAGTACTGGAATAGCAAGGACCTGTGTCAATGTCCACTGTGTCAGGAGACATTTTCCAGACGACCTAAGCTTCGTGTCAATACAACATTCAGAGAGGTTGTAGAGaattttaaaaagatgagagaaagaggtagaaatGGGTCCCGTCCTAAACCTAAAATAGTGCcctgtgatgtctgcactgggaGGAAGCGCAAGGCCCTAAAGTCCTGCCTGGTGTGTCAGACCTCGTtctgtgagactcacctggagCCTCATCAGATAGCCTCACCCTTAAAGAGACACAAACTGATCGACCCTGTGGTGAACCTAGAAGACAGGATGTGTAAGAAGCATGACAGACTCCTGGAGATGTTCTGTAGGACTGACCAGACATGTGTGTGTCAGTTCTGCATTGAGGCAGACCACAAGACTCATGACACTGTCCCTATAGAGGAAGAGTGTGGAGAGAGGAAGGCTCAACTGGGGAAAACTGAGGCAGAAGTGCAGCAGATTATCCAGGAGCGACTGAAGAAGGTTAAAAGGATCAAACTTTCAGTAGATCTTAGAaagaaagaagcagagagagagaaagcagagagtgTGCAGGTCTTCACTGCTCTGGTGTGCTCCATTAAGAAAAGCCAGGGTGAGCTTGTTAAGGTAATTGAGGAGAAGCAGAAAGCAGTAGAGAGGCAGGCTGAAGGGCTCATTAAAGAGCTGGAGCAGGAAATCACTGAGCTAAAGAGGAGAAGGACTGAGCTGAAGCAGCTCTCACACAGTGAGGACCACCTCCAACTTCTCCAGAGCTTCCTATCCCTAGTGTGCAACCCTCCACCCACCAAGGACTGGTCTGATGTAAGTGTTCACAGTGATCTGTTTGTGGGGACTGTGAGGAGAGCTGTGTCTCAGCTGGAGGAGACACTgaataaagagatggagaagctGCCTGAAGTCAAACTGAAGAGGATTCAGCAGTATGCAGTGGATGTGACTCTGGATCCTGATACAGCACATCCCTGGCTCATCCTGTCTGAAGATGGGAAACAAGTGAGAACTGGAGACACGGATCAGAATCTTCCTGACAATCCAAAAAGGTTTGATCGTTTTGCCATTGTTCTTGGAAAGAATGGCTTCTCCTCAGGGAGATTTTACTATGAGGTGATTGTTAAGGGGAAGACTTCATGGGTTTTAGGAGTGGCAAGAGAGTCCACTGACAGGAAGGAGAATATCACACTGACACCTGAGAATGGACTCTGGACTGTGATGCTAAGGGATGAGAATGTGTACCAAGCCTGTACCTCCCACTATATCCTCCTCTCCCTGAGAGAGAAGCCCCAAAAGGTTGGGTTGTTTATTGATTATGAGGAGGGTCAGGTCTCCTTTTatgatgtggaggccaggtctcatATCTATTCTTTCACTGGCTGCAACTTTACAGAGACACTCTATCCATACTTAGGCCCCTCTGGTAATGATGATGGTCAAAACTCAGCCCCTCTCATCATCTCtcctgtcaatcacacacactga
- the LOC123484119 gene encoding E3 ubiquitin-protein ligase TRIM21-like, giving the protein MASSSSLQSEERFLCSICLDIFTEPVTTSCGHNFCMACVTKYWNSKDLCQCPLCRETFPRRPKLRVNTTFREVVENFKKMRERGRNGSPPKPKIVPCDVCTGTKRKALKSCLVCQTSFCETHLEPHQIASPLKRHKLIDPVVNLEDRMCKKHDRLLEMFCRTDQTCVCQFCTEADHKTHDTVSIQEECGERKAQLGKTEAEVQQIIKERLMKVKSIKLSVDLSKRGAEREIAESMQVFTALMCSIMKSKGELVKVIEEKQKAVERQAEGLIKELEQEITELKRRSTELKQLSHSEDHLQLLQSFLSLVCNPPPTKSWSEISVHSDLFVGTLRRAVSQLDETLNKEMEKLPGVKLKRIQQYAVDVTLDPDTAHPSLILSEDGKQVRCGNTLQNLPDNPKRFDCHRFVLGKNGFSSGRFYYEVTVKGKTRWNLGVARESTDRKGIITPRPEDGLWTVSRRDENVYLNGTLNSILSLREKPQKVGMFVDYEEGQVSFYDVEARSHIYSFTGCTFTEKLYPFLGPSDNDDGQNSAPLIISPVNHTH; this is encoded by the coding sequence ATGGCATCATCTAGCAGTCTCCAGTCTGAAGAGCGGTTCCTGTGCTCTATATGTCTGGACATTTTCACTGAGCCAGTCACTACTTCATGTGGACACAACTTCTGCATGGCCTGTGTCACAAAGTACTGGAATAGCAAGGACCTGTGTCAATGTCCACTGTGTCGGGAGACATTTCCCAGACGACCTAAGCTTCGTGTCAACACAACGTTCAGAGAGGTTGTAGAGaattttaaaaagatgagagaaagaggtagaaatGGGTCCCCTCCTAAACCTAAAATAGTGCCCTGTGACGTCTGCACTGGGACGAAGCGCAAGGCCCTAAAGTCCTGCCTGGTGTGTCAGACCTCGTtctgtgagactcacctggagCCTCATCAGATAGCCTCACCCTTAAAGAGACACAAACTGATCGACCCTGTGGTGAACCTAGAAGACAGGATGTGTAAGAAGCATGACAGACTCCTGGAGATGTTCTGTAGGACTGACCAGACATGTGTGTGTCAGTTCTGCACTGAGGCAGACCACAAGACTCATGACACTGTCTCTATACAGGAAGAGTGTGGAGAAAGGAAGGCTCAGCTGGGGAAAACTGAGGCAGAAGTGCAGCAGATTATCAAGGAGCGACTGATGAAGGTTAAAAGTATCAAACTCTCAGTAGATCTCAGCAAGAGaggcgcagagagagagatagcagagagtATGCAGGTTTTCACTGCTCTGATGTGCTCCATTATGAAAAGCAAGGGTGAGCTTGTTAAGGTAATTGAGGAGAAGCAGAAAGCAGTAGAGAGGCAGGCTGAAGGGCTCATTAAAGAACTGGAGCAGGAAATCACTGAGCTAAAgaggagaagcactgagctgaaGCAGCTCTCCCACAGTGAGGACCACCTCCAACTTCTCCAGAGCTTCCTATCCCTAGTGTGCAACCCTCCACCCACCAAGAGCTGGTCTGAGATCAGTGTTCACAGTGATCTGTTTGTGGGGACTCTGAGGAGAGCTGTGTCTCAGCTGGATGAGACACTgaataaagagatggagaagctGCCTGGAGTCAAACTGAAGAGGATTCAGCAGTATGCAGTGGATGTGACTCTTGACCCTGATACAGCACATCCCAGTCTCATCCTGTCTGAAGATGGGAAACAAGTAAGATGTGGAAACACACTACAGAATCTTCCTGACAATCCAAAAAGGTTTGATTGTCATCGGTTTGTCCTTGGAAAGAATGGCTTCTCCTCAGGAAGATTTTACTATGAGGTGACAGTTAAGGGTAAGACTAGATGGAATTTAGGAGTGGCCAGAGAGTCCACTGACAGGAAGGGGATTATCACACCGAGACCTGAGGATGGACTCTGGACTGTGTCGCGAAGGGATGAGAATGTGTACCTTAATGGAACCTTGAACTCTATCCTCTCCCTGAGAGAGAAGCCCCAGAAGGTGGGGATGTTTGTGGACTATGAGGAGGGTCAGGTCTCCTTTTatgatgtggaggccaggtctcatATCTACTCTTTCACTGGATGCACCTTTACAGAGAAGCTCTATCCATTCTTAGGCCCCTCTGATAATGATGATGGTCAAAACTCAGCCCCTCTCATCATCTCtcctgtcaatcacacacactga